Below is a genomic region from Actinomadura sp. NAK00032.
AGCCCGGCGGCCATGTGGTTGAACCCGGCCTGCAGCAGCCCGACCTCGCTGGCGTCGTAGACGGGGACCTCGACGTCCAGGTCGCCGCGCTGCACGCGGGCGAGGCCGGCCCGCACCGACTCGACCGGGTCGGCGATGGCGCGGGCGGCGGTGTAGGTGACGCCGAGCCCGACGAGCAGCGCGATGCCGCCGAGCGCGAGCACCGCGACCGCGAAGTCCCGCACGGTGATCTTCGCGATGAGGAAGCTGCCGATGGCGAGGGTGATCAGCCCGAGGATCGGGACGGCGGTGCCGAGCGCCCAGGCCAGCACCGAGCGGGCGACGACGCCGGGCAGCCCGGTGCGGCTCGGCACCTCGCTGCGCAGCGCGGTGGTCACCGCGCGGCGCAGCAGCCGCTCGGTGAGCAGGTAGACGATCGTGCAGGTGGTGAGGCCGCCGAGCAGGCTCGTCAGGCCGAGCTTGACGGCCAGGAGGCCGGAGAACGGGGCGTTGATGACGACCCAGCCGACCGTCCCGATACCCCATAGCGTGAGGTGCAGGGCCATCAGCCGCAGCGGCCCGTACAGCAGCAGCGCGCGCTCGTGCCGGTCGGGCTCGCCGTGCCGCTCGACGAGGCGGCGCACGCGGCGGAAGAACCGCTCGCCGAGCAGCAGGCCGACGGGCACGGCCGCGGCGACGTAGGCGGTGAAGACGCTCAGGTTGATCAGCCGGAGCCGCTCGGAGACGTGCCCGACGGGGTCGGGGACGACGACCGTGAACGCGAGCACGACGAGCGCGCCGCCGAGGTTGGCGAGGCCGGTGGCGATCGTGACGAGGACGCGGGCGCGGCGGGCGATCCGGGTGCGCGAGTCGCCGGGGGCGCCGTCGATGAACCGCCACAGGGGACCGAAGATGATCCGCCTGGGCCGGGGCGCAGGCGTCGCCTTCTCGGTCTCCATGGGCGTGCAGATTATCCGGTCATAACTCGCATATCCCCGTCCGGAGCGCGCGATCTCGGCGAGGGATTGCTCACTCAGGTGCGGATCGGGTCGAGCATCCGGTGCGGCGAGCGCAGGACCAGGCTGACCGGATCGGTGCGGCGCCGGAGGCCGGGGCCGGCGTGGATCTCCAGCTCCTCGGGCCGGACCGGCCGCCCGCAGGCGGCGCACATCCCGTCCGGCCCGATCCGGGTGCCGCAGCCGGCGTGCAGGAAGACCCGGCACGCCTCGGCGGACAGGTGGTCCTCGGCCCAGCGGGCGAGCGTGTGGACGACCGGCCACAGCTCCCTGCCCGCCTCGGTGAGGACGTAGTCGTGGTCGTCCTTGGCGAGGACGCCGGCCTCCACGAGCGCCTGGAGGCGCGCCGACAGCACGGCGCGCGGGATGTCGAGGTGGACGAGGAAGTCGCTGAACCGGCGCACGCCGTAGAAGGCGTCCCGGACGATCAGCAGCGTCCAGCGCTCCCCCACGACCTCCAGCGCGCGGGCCAGCGAGCAGTCCTGCGCCGCGTAGTCCTTGCCGAGTGCCATGCGCCCCACATTACCCGCCAGGTAGTTCATTGACCGAACCACGCATGCTACGGTCGCCCCATTCGGTTCGTTGACTGAACTTGATCGGAGACCGCATGACGACCCTGGCCGCACCGCGCGCGGCGCGCCGCGCGTCCGGCCCGCCCGCCGCGCTGGCGCTGCCGGCCGCCGCGACCCTGCTGGCACTGATGAACTACTGCGCGCCGGCGGCGACGCTCGCCGACACCGCCCGCGGCCTGCACGCCGGCGCGACCGCGCAGATCTGGCTGATGAGCTCGATCAGCCTCGGGCTGTCTGCGGCGCTGCTCGCCGCCGGCGGCCTCGCCGACGACCACGGCCGCAAGCGGACGTTCGTCGCCGGCGCGGCGGCGCTCGCCGCCTCCAGCGTGGCGTGCGCGCTCGCCCCGAACGCCCTGGTGTTCGTCGCGGGAAGGATCGCGCAGGGCGCCGCCAGCGCCGCGCTGCTGGTGACCGGGCTCGGCATCATCGGCGCCTCGTTCGGGCAGGGGCCGCGCCGGGCGCGGGCCACCGGCATGTGGGGCGCGATGGTCGGGCTCGGCATCGCGCTCGGCCCGATAGGCGCGGCCGGGCTGACCGTGCTCGGCGGCTGGCGGCTCTGGTACTGGGCGACGGTCGCCGCCTCCGTGCTGCTCGCCGTCGCGGCGGCGCGCGCGCTGGAGGAGTCTCGGGCCGAGCGGCCGCGCGGCGTGGACGTCCCCGGCCTCGCCACCATGAGCCTCGGCATCGCGGCGCTGACCGCCGCGATCACCTGGGGCCGCACCGGCTGGACGGCGCCGGGCGTGCTCGCGCTGCTCGCCGCGGCGGCCGTCCTGCTCGCCGCGTTCGTGCTGGTCGAGGCGCGGCGCCGGGAACCGCTGGTCGACCTGGCGCTGTTCCGGCGGCCCGCGTTCCTGCTGTCGGTGACCGGCGCGCTCGTCACCGGGCTCGCGGTGATCGGCGTCATGACCTACCTGGCGACGATGATGACCCTGGTGATGGGCCTGTCACCGGTCGAAGCGGCGCTCGTCCTCGCGATCTGGTCCGCGCTGTCGTTCGCCGTCGCGCTGCAGGCGCACCGGCTCCCGGCGCGGCTGCCCGTCCGGCGGCTGCTGGCCGGCGGGTTCGCGCTCGCCGCCGTCGGCGAGTTCGCGATGGCCGGCCTCGCCCCGGACGGGCACTGGTGGCGCCTCGCCCCCGGCCTCGCGGTCGCCGGCGTCGCGAGCGGCCTCACCAACGCGATGCTCGCCCGGCTCGCCGTGGAGAGCGTCCCCGCCGACCGGGCCAGCATGGGCGCCGGCGCCAACAACACCGCCCGCTACATCGGGGCGTCGCTGGGCGTGGCGGTCGTCGGGGCCGTCGCGACCGGCTCCGGGCACGACCCGGCCGCGCTGGCGCACGGCACCAACACCGCCATGGTCGTCTCCGCGGTCGCCGCGCTCGCCTACGCCGCCCTCGCCCTGGTCATCCGCGACCGCCGCCCCGCCCCCGGCCCGCTCAGCCCAGTTCCTCGATGAACGCTGCGAGCTGGGTCAGGTTGCGGCACTCGAACATCGGCACCAGCTCGCCGTAGCGGGACGCGGCGGAGTCGCCGGTGTCCCACCGGCCGCGCGGCTCGGGGTTGAGCCAGTACGCGTGCCGGGCCCGGCCGGCCAGCGACTCCAGGACCGGCAGCGACAGCTCCCCGTAGTTGGAGCGCGCGTCGCCGAGGATCAGCAGCGCCGTCTTGGACGTGACGGCGTCGCCGTACCGCTCGTCGAACACCTTGATGGCGTGGCCGTAGTTGGAGCGGCCGGTGATCCAGACGAGGTCGGCCTCGGCGGCGAGCCGGGCCATCGCGTCCACGACGTCGCTGCCCGGCGCGAAGTACTTGGTGATCTCGTCGGTGGTGTCGATGAACGCGAACGCGCGGACCTTGCTGAACTGCTCGCGCAGCGCGAACGTCAGCAGCAGCGTGAAGTGCGCGAACGCCGACACCGAGTCGCTGGCGTCGCACAGCACCACCAGCTCGGGCCGGTGCGGGCGCGGCGGCCGGTGGTGGGTGGTGAGCGGCACTCCCCCGCTGGCCAGGGACGCGCGGACCGTCCGGCGGAAGTCCAGCCGCCCGCGCCTGCCGTGCCGCTGCCGCCGCACCAGCCGGGCCGCCAGCCGGCGGGCCAGCGGCTGCACCTCGCGGCGCAGCGCCGCCATCTCGGCGCGGCTCGCGCCGGCGAAGTCGAGCCGCTCCAGCGGCGGCCGGACGGTGATCCGGGCGGTGCGCTCGACGCCGGTGTCCTCGGCGATGCGGCGGCGCACCTCCGCGCCGACGAGGTCCTGGAACCGGGTGACGCGGTCGCGGAACGTCCGGCGCGCGACCCGCTCGGCCATCCCGCCCCGCTCCTGGCCGCCGAGGACGGCGTTCAGCAGCCGCGCCATCAGCGTGTCCGGCGACAGCGCGTTCAGGACGCCGGAGGAGAACCACGACTCCTGCCCCGGCGTCCGCCCGTACTCGGCGACGGCCGTCCGGGCGAACTGCCGCAGCCCCGCGTCGTCGCCGGACAGCAGCAGCTCCGCCAGCTCGTCCCGGCGCGCCTGCACCAGCGGGTCGAGCGCGGGCGGCACGGGCCGCCCGTCGGCGTTCAGCGTCCGCTCCCGGCGCCGCGGCGGCGCCGCCGCGCCGTCCCCGACCGCCGCCGGGAACCACAGGTCGAAGAGCGTGTCGAACGTCGGGCGGTGCTGGGGCCGCTTGACGACCGTCGCGGCGTAGGCGGCGCGCAGCGACTCCCGGTCGAGCAGGTCGATCGCCTGCATGGCGCGGACCGCGTCCAGGCCCTCGGCGACCGACACCGGCAGCCCGGCCCGGCGCAGCTCCGCGACGAACCCGGTGTGCCGGTCGACGAGCGATGCCATGTCAGCCCCGCAGCCCCAGCTCCGTCGCGGCGCGCCGCTGGTCGGAGACGTGCTTGAGGACGACCCCGAGGGTCCGCGCGACGGCGGCCTCGTCCAGCTCGTCCAGGCCGAGGGCGAGCAGCGTGCGCGCCCAGTCGACGGTCTCGGCGATCGACGGCGCCTTCTTGATCTCCAGGTCGCGCAGCGTCCCGACCGTGCGGACGAGCTGCTCGGCCAGCTCCGCCTCGATCCCCGGCACCTGCGCGAGCACGATGTCGCGCTCCCGCTCGGCCGACGGGTAGTCCAGGTGCAGGTAGAGGCAGCGGCGCTTGAGCGCCTCCGACAGCTCCCGCGCCGCGTTGGAGGTGATGAGCACGAACGGGCGCCGCACCGCGCCGACCGTGCCGAGCTCGGGGATCGTGACCTGGAAGTCCGACAGGACCTCCAGCAGCATGCCCTCCACCTCGACGTCGGCCTTGTCCGCCTCGTCGATCAGCAGGACGGTCGGGCCGGTGCGCCGGATCGCCGCCAGCAGCGGCCGCTCCAGCAGGAACTCCTCGGAGAAGATGTCGTCGTGGGTCTCCTGCCAGGCCCGGTCGGCGGGCGCCGCCTGGATGGCGAGGAGCTGCTTCTTGTAGTTGAACTCGTACAGCGCGCGGGCCTCGTCCAGCCCCTCGTAGCACTGCAGCCGGATCAGCTCCGCGCCGGTCGAGGCCGCGACGACCTTCGCCAGCTCGGTCTTGCCGACCCCGGCGGGGCCCTCGACGAGCAGCGGCTTGCCGAGCGCCTGCGCGAGGTACACGGTGGTGGCGATCGCCTCGTCCGCGAGGTAGCCGGCCTCGGCCAGCCTGCCCTCGACGTCGGCGGGCGAGGAGAACATCGCGTCGGTCATCCCTTGCCCTTCTTCGCGACGGCCTTCTTGTACTTCTGGTTGGTGCCGGCGAAGACGAGCGTGGACTTGTCCTCCAGCGTGACGCCCCAGTAGGACGCCATCCGCGGATCGCCGCCCTGCCAGGAGAACCGGAACTTGCCGTCCCCCTCCGGGATGGCGGCGCCGCTCCACAGCTTCTGCCCGCCCCGCACCCACACTCCGCTGCCGTCCGCCTTGAACTGGAAGTAGTCCTCGGCCGTGCCGACCCAGCGGCCGACGAGCGGCTTGACGTCGGACGGCTTCACCGCCGGCAGCGGCGCCAGCGTCGTGGCCGCCGCGGACGGGCCGTCCTCCGCCGCGTCCTTCTCCCCGCCGCCGCACCCGCCGAGCGCGAGCGCGGCGGCACTGACGGCACAGACGGCGAGAACGCTCCGACGCGTCACGCGGACCTCCGGGTGGTCTGGGGCGAAAGCGGCAGTGTAATGCGGTTGCTACCTGCGGGGTACGGGCCGGTTCGCCCCGCCGGGGGACGCGGCCCCGGCGCCCGGCCGCCTATAACCGGGACATGACGTCCCCACGACTGCCGCGCGAGGACCTCACCGCGGCGATGGCGGCCCGGCGCGAGCTCGGGCCCGACTACGACGAGGCGTTCCTGGAGACGGTCGTCGACCGCATCGAGGAGGCCTTCGACGCGCGCGCCGCCGCCGCGCCGCGGCCCCGGTCCCGTCCGGCACCGGTGCCGCGGCGCGGCGGCGAGCGCGATCACAGCCTGGCCATGGCGGTGCTGTCGCTGCTCGCCGCCATCCCGCTGAGCGCGATCGGCGTCGTCAACGCCGGCCTGGCCGGCCTCGCCCTCGCCATCGCCGGCGTCGTCCTGGTGAACGTCACCTACACCTTCCGTCCGCGCCGGTAGCGGCGCTACCTGCCGGGCTCGGCGTCGCGGGGCAGGCCGAGGATGCGCTCGCCGATGATGTTGAGCTGCACCTCGGTCGTCCCGCCGTAGATGGTCATCGCGCGGCTGAACAGCATGGCGCGCCCCACGATGCCGCTCTCGGCCATCGGGACCTCGGTCGCGGCGGCCGTGCCCTGCGCCGCCCAGCAGTAGTCGGCGACGTCCTGGTTGAACTGGACGCCGAGGAGCTTGCGGACGCTGGCCTCCGCGCCCGGCTCCACGCCGTTCAGCTGCTTGAGCGTGGTGCGCAGGCCGAGCAGGTCGATCGACTGGCCCTGCGCGACGAGCCTGCCGACCTCGGCCGCGGCGACGGCGTCGGGCTCCCGGTTCGCGAAGAACCGCAGCAGCTCGGGCACGCCCATGCCGAGCCCGCCGCCGGTCGACAGCGACACCCGCTCGTTGGACAGGGTGTTGCGCGCGACCTGCCAGCCCCGGTCCACCTCGCCGACGACCTGCTCGTCCGGGACGAACACGCCGTCCAGGAACACCTCGTTGAACAGCGCGTCACCGGTCAGCTCGCGCAGCGGCCGGACGTCGACGCCCGCCGCCTTCATGTCGACGAGGAAGTAGGTGATCCCGTCGTGCTTGGGCGCGTCGACGTCGGTGCGGGCGATGCAGAAGCCCCACTGGGCGTGCTGGGCGAGCGACGTCCAGATCTTCTGCCCGGTGAGTTTCCAGCCGCCCTCGACCCGCTCGGCCTTCATCGACAGCGACGCCAGGTCGGAGCCCGCGCCCGGCTCGGAGAACAGCTGGCACCAGACGATCTTGCCCTGCAGCGTCGGGCGCAGGAAGCGCTCCTTCTGCTCGTCCGACCCGTAGCGGACGAGGGAGGGCACCAGCCACGCGCCGATCCCGAGGTTCGGGGCCTTGACCTTGGCGGCCTTCAGCTCCTGCTGGATGAGGATCTGCTCGACCGGCCCGGCCTCGCGGCCCCAGGGCTTCGGGAAGTGCGGGACGGTCCAGCCCTCGTCGCCCATCCGGGCGGCCAGCGCGTCCTTGTCCTCGATCGCCGCCAGCTCGGCGATCTCGGCGCGGACCCGCTCGCGCAGCGGCTGCGCGTCCTCGTCGAGCTCCAGCACGACCTCGCGGCGGCCGCCGCCCAGCGCCAGCTCCGCGACCTTGGCGGCCCAGCCCTTGGACGGGCCGAGCAGCGCCCGCAGGGTGAGCGCGCGGCGCAGGTAGACGTGCGCGTCGTGCTCCCAGGTGAACCCGATGCCGCCGAGGATCTGGATGGCGTCGCGGGCGGTCTGCACGCCGGCGTCGAGCGCGATCACCGCGGAGACCGCGGCGGCGAACCCGGCTTCCTCGGTGCCCTCGTCCAGCGCGCGGGCGGCGTCCCAGGCGGCGGCGCGGGCCTGCTCCAGCGCGATCAGGCTGCGGGCGGCCTTGTGCTTGACGCCCTGGAACTGCCCGATCGGGCGGCCGAACTGCTCGCGGACCTTGGCGTACTCGGCGGCGGTCTCCACCAGCCACCCGGCGAGGCCGGCCGCCTCCGCGCCGAACAGCGCGGCGGCGAGGTCGGCGACCCGGCCGGCGGTGAGGCCGTCCAGGACGCGGTCGGCGGCGACGGCCACCCCGGACGCCTCGACGGCGGCGACGCGGCGGACCCGGTCCAGGCTCGCGACCGGGGTGACGGCGAGGTCGGCGGCGTCCACCGCGACCCACTGCTCCCCGTCGTCGGCCGCGACCGGCAGCACGACGACGTCGGCGAGCGCGGCGCCGAGCACCGTGCCGGACGTGCCGGACACCACGAGGGAGCCCTTCTCGCTGCGGCCCGTCAGCGCGCCGTCCAGCGCGACCGCGGCCGTCTTGGACCCGTCGGCCAGCGCGGGCAGCAGCTCCGCGCGCAGCTTGGCGTTGCTGGAGGCGTCGATGACGGCGCTGGCGAGGACGGTCGGCAGGAACGGGCCGGGCGCGGCGGCGCGGCCCAGTTCCTCCAGCACGACCGACAGCTCCAGCAGGCCGTAGCCCTGCCCGCCGTGCTCCTCGTCCAGGTGCAGGCCCAGCAGGCCCTGCTCCGCCAGGGCGGGCCAGAAGCCCGGCCTGGTCTCCTCGTCGGCGTCCAGCACGGCCCGGACGGCCGTCGCCGGGATGTTGCGCTCGGCGAAGCCGCGCACCGATTCGGCGAGCGCCTCGTGCTCCTCGGTCAGCCCGATGGCCATGCGTCAACCCTCTCTCAGACCCTTTTGACCGAGATTCTAGAACAGGATTCGGATCAGTGGGGAGAGAGCCGGGTCTCAGCTCTCGCGTGTCGCGGCGGCGTCCCGCTCCGCCTCGCCGGTTTCCGCCGCCACCTCCGGCGCGCCCTCGCCGGCCTTGGCTGCCTTGCCGCCGCCGACCGCGAGGCTCGCCACGGTGGTGGCGGTGAGCGTCCCGGCGATCACCGCGAGGGACAGCCAGATCGGGATCTCCGGTGCCCAGGCGACACCGTACTCGTGCAGCGCGTGGAAGATCAGCTTGACCCCGATGAAGCCGAGGATGAACGCCAGCCCGTGCGCGAGGTAGACCAGCCGGTCGGTGAGCCCGCCGAGCAGGAAGTACAGCTGGACGAGGCCCATCAGCGCGAACGCGTTGGCCGTGAACACCAGGTACGGCTCGGTGGTCAGCCCGAAGATCGCCGGGATCGAGTCGAGCGCGAACAGCACGTCGGTGGAGCCGATCGCGATCATGACGATGGCCATCGGGGTGATCAGCCGCCGGCCGCCCCGCCGGGTGGTGAACCGGGCGCCGTCGTACTCGTCGGAGGTCGGGATGACGCGCTTGGCCCACCGCAGCAGCGCGTTCTCCTTGAACTCGTCCTCGTCGTCGCCGCGCACCAGCCCGATCGCGGTCCAGATGAGGAACGCGCCGAAGAGGAAGAACACCCAGGTGAAGGTGGAGATCGCGGCGGCGCCCACCGCGATGAACAGGCCGCGCAGCAGCAGCGCGATCACGATGCCCGCCATCAGCACGGTGTGCTGGGCCTGCTTCGGCACCGCGAACCGGGCGAGGATCACCATGAAGACGAACAGGTTGTCGACGCTGAGGCTCTTCTCGGTGACGAACCCGCCGAAGTACTCTCCGGCGTACCGGCCGCCGGCGAAGATCCAGACGCCGACGCCGAACGCCACGGCGAGGCCGATGTAGATCGTGGACCAAAACGCGGCCCTGCGGGTGGTGAACTCCCGCGTGTCGTTGCGGTGGATCAGGAACAGGTCGGCGGCGATGACGGCGAGGATGCCTGCGAGGGTGAGGCCCCACACCAGGGGGGACACGGACAACGTGAACACCTCCAGCGGACACGAACGAGCGCTGGAGGTCTCTCCCGCCCTGAAGAGAATGCGGGCCGCGGAACCCGGGCCGGCATGGGCCGACCGTATTGACGAGAACCGCGCGCGGGGATACTCCCCTCCATTTGCCTACTTGAACGCAGGCCGCGGCGGGGCGGTTCCCCGTTCAGCGGTCTTTTTCCGAACCCGTTCCGAACCCTGTCCCCGGTTCGGGCGTCTAACGCCCGGCGGCCAGCTCCCGGTAGACGCCGGCGAGCTGCTCGACGGCGTCGTCCTCGTCCGGCAGCGCCGCGGCGCGCTCGGCGGCGGCCGCGCCGAGCCGCGCCGCGAGCGACGGGTCGTCCAGCACCCGGCTCACCGCGCGCTCCAGCGCCTCCGGGTCGCCCGGCGGCACCAGCAGCGCCGCCCTGCTCTCCGGCCCCTGCAGCAGCGACCCCCCGGCGGGCCGCGGCTCGGCGCCCACCATGCCGGGGATGCCGCCGACCCGCGTCGCGACGAGCGGCCGCCCGGCCCGCAGGATCTCCTGGACGATCAGCGGCTGCCCCTCCCACACGCTCGGCAGCACCGCCACGTCGCACGCCGCCAGCAGCCCGGGCACGTCGGAGCGGTGGCCGAGCAGCCGGACGGGCAGGTCCTCGGCCTCGATCCGGGCGCCCAGCTCCCCGGCCAGCGGGCCGTCCCCGGCGATCGCGACCAGCGGCCGCGGGGTGCGGGCCGCCCAGACCGCGGCGGCGTCCAGCAGCGTGGGCAGGCCCTTCTGCGCGGCGAGCCGCCCCACCGTGAGGATCAGCGGCCGGTCCCCCACGCCGAGCTCGGCCCGCAGGTCGGCGCGCGCGGCCGGGCCCGGCTGCGCCTTCGGCGCCGGGGCGGGCACGAGCGCGTGCCCCACCGACCGGGCGCCGAGCGAGCGCATCCGCTCCTCCAGGTCGGGCGAGACGCCGAGGACGCGGGCGGCGCCGCGCGCGACGACGCGCTCCAGCGCCCCGTAG
It encodes:
- a CDS encoding MFS transporter gives rise to the protein MTTLAAPRAARRASGPPAALALPAAATLLALMNYCAPAATLADTARGLHAGATAQIWLMSSISLGLSAALLAAGGLADDHGRKRTFVAGAAALAASSVACALAPNALVFVAGRIAQGAASAALLVTGLGIIGASFGQGPRRARATGMWGAMVGLGIALGPIGAAGLTVLGGWRLWYWATVAASVLLAVAAARALEESRAERPRGVDVPGLATMSLGIAALTAAITWGRTGWTAPGVLALLAAAAVLLAAFVLVEARRREPLVDLALFRRPAFLLSVTGALVTGLAVIGVMTYLATMMTLVMGLSPVEAALVLAIWSALSFAVALQAHRLPARLPVRRLLAGGFALAAVGEFAMAGLAPDGHWWRLAPGLAVAGVASGLTNAMLARLAVESVPADRASMGAGANNTARYIGASLGVAVVGAVATGSGHDPAALAHGTNTAMVVSAVAALAYAALALVIRDRRPAPGPLSPVPR
- a CDS encoding TerC family protein; amino-acid sequence: MSPLVWGLTLAGILAVIAADLFLIHRNDTREFTTRRAAFWSTIYIGLAVAFGVGVWIFAGGRYAGEYFGGFVTEKSLSVDNLFVFMVILARFAVPKQAQHTVLMAGIVIALLLRGLFIAVGAAAISTFTWVFFLFGAFLIWTAIGLVRGDDEDEFKENALLRWAKRVIPTSDEYDGARFTTRRGGRRLITPMAIVMIAIGSTDVLFALDSIPAIFGLTTEPYLVFTANAFALMGLVQLYFLLGGLTDRLVYLAHGLAFILGFIGVKLIFHALHEYGVAWAPEIPIWLSLAVIAGTLTATTVASLAVGGGKAAKAGEGAPEVAAETGEAERDAAATRES
- a CDS encoding VWA domain-containing protein, coding for MASLVDRHTGFVAELRRAGLPVSVAEGLDAVRAMQAIDLLDRESLRAAYAATVVKRPQHRPTFDTLFDLWFPAAVGDGAAAPPRRRERTLNADGRPVPPALDPLVQARRDELAELLLSGDDAGLRQFARTAVAEYGRTPGQESWFSSGVLNALSPDTLMARLLNAVLGGQERGGMAERVARRTFRDRVTRFQDLVGAEVRRRIAEDTGVERTARITVRPPLERLDFAGASRAEMAALRREVQPLARRLAARLVRRQRHGRRGRLDFRRTVRASLASGGVPLTTHHRPPRPHRPELVVLCDASDSVSAFAHFTLLLTFALREQFSKVRAFAFIDTTDEITKYFAPGSDVVDAMARLAAEADLVWITGRSNYGHAIKVFDERYGDAVTSKTALLILGDARSNYGELSLPVLESLAGRARHAYWLNPEPRGRWDTGDSAASRYGELVPMFECRNLTQLAAFIEELG
- a CDS encoding glycosyltransferase family 4 protein is translated as MADGRDLEGLRVALVLGTSAGGVGRHVRSVAAGIAGRGARVLVCGPAATEEQFGFGAAGARFAEVDLADRPRPVHDARAVARLRSLLRGADVVHAHGLRAGALAVAAGARVAPGPLRFSRGGPPLVVTLHNAVIAGGRTAAVYGALERVVARGAARVLGVSPDLEERMRSLGARSVGHALVPAPAPKAQPGPAARADLRAELGVGDRPLILTVGRLAAQKGLPTLLDAAAVWAARTPRPLVAIAGDGPLAGELGARIEAEDLPVRLLGHRSDVPGLLAACDVAVLPSVWEGQPLIVQEILRAGRPLVATRVGGIPGMVGAEPRPAGGSLLQGPESRAALLVPPGDPEALERAVSRVLDDPSLAARLGAAAAERAAALPDEDDAVEQLAGVYRELAAGR
- a CDS encoding helix-turn-helix domain-containing protein; the protein is MALGKDYAAQDCSLARALEVVGERWTLLIVRDAFYGVRRFSDFLVHLDIPRAVLSARLQALVEAGVLAKDDHDYVLTEAGRELWPVVHTLARWAEDHLSAEACRVFLHAGCGTRIGPDGMCAACGRPVRPEELEIHAGPGLRRRTDPVSLVLRSPHRMLDPIRT
- a CDS encoding acyl-CoA dehydrogenase translates to MAIGLTEEHEALAESVRGFAERNIPATAVRAVLDADEETRPGFWPALAEQGLLGLHLDEEHGGQGYGLLELSVVLEELGRAAAPGPFLPTVLASAVIDASSNAKLRAELLPALADGSKTAAVALDGALTGRSEKGSLVVSGTSGTVLGAALADVVVLPVAADDGEQWVAVDAADLAVTPVASLDRVRRVAAVEASGVAVAADRVLDGLTAGRVADLAAALFGAEAAGLAGWLVETAAEYAKVREQFGRPIGQFQGVKHKAARSLIALEQARAAAWDAARALDEGTEEAGFAAAVSAVIALDAGVQTARDAIQILGGIGFTWEHDAHVYLRRALTLRALLGPSKGWAAKVAELALGGGRREVVLELDEDAQPLRERVRAEIAELAAIEDKDALAARMGDEGWTVPHFPKPWGREAGPVEQILIQQELKAAKVKAPNLGIGAWLVPSLVRYGSDEQKERFLRPTLQGKIVWCQLFSEPGAGSDLASLSMKAERVEGGWKLTGQKIWTSLAQHAQWGFCIARTDVDAPKHDGITYFLVDMKAAGVDVRPLRELTGDALFNEVFLDGVFVPDEQVVGEVDRGWQVARNTLSNERVSLSTGGGLGMGVPELLRFFANREPDAVAAAEVGRLVAQGQSIDLLGLRTTLKQLNGVEPGAEASVRKLLGVQFNQDVADYCWAAQGTAAATEVPMAESGIVGRAMLFSRAMTIYGGTTEVQLNIIGERILGLPRDAEPGR
- a CDS encoding MoxR family ATPase, with amino-acid sequence MTDAMFSSPADVEGRLAEAGYLADEAIATTVYLAQALGKPLLVEGPAGVGKTELAKVVAASTGAELIRLQCYEGLDEARALYEFNYKKQLLAIQAAPADRAWQETHDDIFSEEFLLERPLLAAIRRTGPTVLLIDEADKADVEVEGMLLEVLSDFQVTIPELGTVGAVRRPFVLITSNAARELSEALKRRCLYLHLDYPSAERERDIVLAQVPGIEAELAEQLVRTVGTLRDLEIKKAPSIAETVDWARTLLALGLDELDEAAVARTLGVVLKHVSDQRRAATELGLRG
- a CDS encoding adenylate/guanylate cyclase domain-containing protein, whose translation is METEKATPAPRPRRIIFGPLWRFIDGAPGDSRTRIARRARVLVTIATGLANLGGALVVLAFTVVVPDPVGHVSERLRLINLSVFTAYVAAAVPVGLLLGERFFRRVRRLVERHGEPDRHERALLLYGPLRLMALHLTLWGIGTVGWVVINAPFSGLLAVKLGLTSLLGGLTTCTIVYLLTERLLRRAVTTALRSEVPSRTGLPGVVARSVLAWALGTAVPILGLITLAIGSFLIAKITVRDFAVAVLALGGIALLVGLGVTYTAARAIADPVESVRAGLARVQRGDLDVEVPVYDASEVGLLQAGFNHMAAGLREHERLQDLFGRQVGADVARVAVERGIDLGGELREVAVIFVDLIGSTRLAADRPPAEVVRLLNAFFAVVVEVIGAHGGWINKFEGDAALAIFGAPLPLEGAPGRALAASRELAARLRADVPDLAAAIGVSAGEAVAGHIGAEERFEYTVIGDPVNEAARLTDMAKGTDERVLAAGSLVDQADAEEKEHWLIGGEVTLRGRTQATRLASPRQPERVTG